One genomic segment of Suttonella sp. R2A3 includes these proteins:
- the mutM gene encoding bifunctional DNA-formamidopyrimidine glycosylase/DNA-(apurinic or apyrimidinic site) lyase: MPELPEVETTRRGLMPLLNQRRIKAIAVRHTALRHPIDEPALHGLEGLSFCEIERRAKYLIIHTTDKTRSLLIHLGMSGSLRVNPLDAPLKKHDHIIIELDNAHSLRYHDPRRFGQFSLINPENPPAYLERLGVEPLDEAFNAEYLFTQCQRRRIAIKALIMDQKVVVGVGNIYANEALFFSKIHPANPARSLSKQAIARLCAEIKQVLLAAIAQGGTTLRDFLHSDGRGGYFQQTLAVYGKHGQPCPNCQRTLEHAVIGGRSSFFCLHCQPKL, translated from the coding sequence ATGCCTGAATTACCTGAGGTTGAAACTACCCGCCGTGGATTAATGCCCTTGCTCAACCAGCGCCGGATTAAAGCGATAGCCGTACGTCATACCGCGTTACGTCACCCTATCGACGAACCTGCCTTGCACGGCTTAGAAGGTTTATCTTTTTGCGAAATTGAACGTCGCGCTAAATATCTAATCATCCATACCACGGATAAAACGCGTAGTCTGCTGATCCATCTTGGTATGTCGGGGAGTTTACGGGTGAATCCCCTGGATGCACCGCTAAAAAAGCATGATCATATTATTATTGAGTTAGATAACGCGCATAGCTTGCGTTATCACGACCCTAGACGCTTTGGACAATTTAGCCTGATTAACCCCGAAAACCCACCTGCTTATCTTGAGCGCCTGGGTGTTGAACCTTTAGATGAGGCGTTTAACGCCGAGTATTTGTTTACACAATGTCAGCGCCGGCGTATCGCCATTAAAGCGTTAATCATGGATCAAAAAGTGGTCGTTGGCGTAGGCAATATCTATGCTAATGAAGCGCTCTTTTTCAGCAAAATACACCCGGCAAACCCTGCCCGATCTCTATCTAAACAGGCTATTGCGCGATTGTGTGCAGAGATCAAGCAGGTATTACTTGCCGCGATTGCCCAAGGCGGTACCACGTTACGTGATTTTTTACACAGCGATGGGCGTGGTGGCTATTTTCAACAAACCTTGGCAGTCTATGGCAAGCATGGCCAGCCTTGCCCGAACTGTCAACGCACACTTGAACATGCGGTTATTGGCGGGCGTAGCAGCTTCTTTTGTCTACACTGCCAACCAAAGTTATAA
- a CDS encoding YifB family Mg chelatase-like AAA ATPase, translating to MSLASIYSRAPLSLDAPLVRVEVHLANGLPQLALVGLPEKAVKESKDRVRAAIINSGFEFPQKRITISLAPADLPKDGARYDLAIALGILAASGQIPTANLEHYEWHGELALSGALRSVRGVLPCALAAYDAQRLIVVPKANAHEAALVAEDQVRPAHSLAHIAAILHGQQDWLSQPQRGLEATTPYPDFSDVIGQQQAKRALLIAAAGAHHVLLSGPPGTGKSMLAQRFPGILPTMTREEAITSAAIRSISQQGFDASCWQLRPYRAPHHSSSATALVGGGSMPQPGEISLAHNGVLFLDELPEFERRVLEMLREPLENGHITISRALMKSDFPARFQLIAAMNPCPCGYYGDHERACSDTPDQVVRYRQRISGPLLDRIDLLIHVARYTPEQLRADTAPQQNSATLRTQAEAARMRQIARQGCTNAQLTGKALDAHLHAAPAVFSLMDRAAAQMQLSMRAYHRLLKVARTIADLEGSALIAPTHAAEALQYRGWNGSA from the coding sequence ATGTCGTTAGCGAGTATCTATTCACGCGCACCGTTATCGCTTGATGCGCCATTGGTGCGTGTGGAAGTCCATCTTGCTAATGGCTTACCGCAGTTGGCATTAGTTGGCCTGCCGGAGAAAGCGGTCAAAGAAAGTAAAGACCGCGTACGCGCAGCGATCATCAACAGCGGTTTCGAATTTCCACAAAAACGCATCACCATATCGCTTGCCCCTGCTGATTTACCCAAAGACGGCGCCCGCTATGATTTAGCGATTGCTCTAGGTATTCTTGCCGCCTCAGGGCAAATCCCAACCGCAAATTTAGAGCACTATGAATGGCATGGGGAATTAGCCTTATCAGGCGCGTTGCGCAGTGTGCGGGGTGTCTTGCCTTGCGCACTAGCTGCTTATGATGCTCAGCGTTTGATTGTTGTACCAAAAGCTAATGCCCATGAAGCAGCACTGGTTGCCGAAGATCAGGTACGACCGGCACACAGCTTAGCGCATATCGCCGCCATTTTGCATGGTCAACAAGACTGGTTAAGTCAACCACAGCGCGGCCTCGAGGCGACAACACCTTATCCTGATTTCAGTGATGTTATTGGCCAGCAACAAGCCAAACGCGCGTTACTCATTGCTGCAGCCGGTGCGCATCATGTGTTACTTAGTGGTCCGCCCGGTACCGGTAAATCAATGCTTGCTCAACGCTTTCCCGGTATTTTACCAACCATGACGCGCGAAGAAGCGATCACCAGTGCAGCGATTCGTTCGATTTCTCAACAAGGTTTTGATGCTTCATGCTGGCAATTACGCCCCTATCGTGCGCCGCATCATAGCAGCTCGGCAACCGCGCTGGTTGGTGGCGGCAGTATGCCACAGCCAGGGGAAATTTCTTTAGCGCACAATGGGGTGTTATTTCTCGATGAGCTGCCGGAGTTTGAGCGTCGCGTATTAGAAATGCTACGCGAACCGCTGGAAAATGGACATATCACGATTTCACGTGCGTTGATGAAAAGCGATTTTCCCGCGCGTTTTCAGCTGATCGCCGCGATGAACCCCTGCCCTTGTGGCTATTATGGCGATCATGAACGCGCCTGCAGCGACACACCGGATCAAGTCGTGCGCTACCGCCAGCGCATTTCGGGGCCTCTGCTTGATCGTATTGATTTATTGATCCATGTTGCGCGCTACACCCCGGAACAGCTGCGTGCTGATACCGCGCCGCAGCAAAATAGCGCAACATTACGCACACAGGCTGAAGCAGCGCGAATGCGACAAATCGCGCGTCAAGGCTGCACCAATGCTCAGCTGACCGGCAAGGCGCTTGATGCACATTTACACGCCGCCCCCGCAGTCTTTAGTTTGATGGATCGGGCAGCCGCACAAATGCAGCTATCGATGCGCGCTTATCATCGCTTGCTCAAAGTCGCGCGCACGATTGCCGATTTAGAAGGATCAGCGCTTATCGCGCCAACTCACGCAGCAGAAGCGCTACAATATCGCGGTTGGAATGGATCTGCATGA
- the recF gene encoding DNA replication/repair protein RecF (All proteins in this family for which functions are known are DNA-binding proteins that assist the filamentation of RecA onto DNA for the initiation of recombination or recombinational repair.) has translation MSRIDSLKIEGLRNLRQTELTAHPHINHIYGDNGAGKTALLEALYILGRGKSFRSTQTRHLITHDHEYYRLIARLIRGEDSHLLGIEKAAKSHRIRLDGEDVRTLSALANLVPIQIVNSDHFALIDQGPEFRRRFLDFGLFYDDEAFLPTWQRYQHALKNRNAALRDDWDDTHILPWHGLLAQAAEAIDIQRSNYLQRLEEALNLFHQQLGGLQTIHMTYHRGWHAQTPLKTLLDTHLIRDRMLKHTRDGIHRADIRFFCDGHDVAHHFSRGQQKTLICALILAQAKLIAERGGTHPIMLIDDIAAELDEQRQQLLLSFLIDSGAQLFITSINNEPIFTDHDHARFQLCDGQIITQD, from the coding sequence ATGAGCCGAATTGACTCGTTGAAGATTGAAGGGTTGCGCAACCTTCGCCAAACAGAACTCACCGCTCATCCGCATATTAATCATATCTATGGGGATAATGGCGCGGGCAAAACAGCCTTACTCGAAGCTTTATATATTCTCGGGCGTGGTAAATCTTTTCGCAGCACACAAACGCGGCACTTAATCACCCACGATCATGAGTATTATCGCTTAATTGCGCGCCTGATCCGTGGTGAAGACAGCCATCTTTTGGGGATTGAAAAAGCGGCTAAATCGCACAGAATTCGCTTGGACGGTGAAGACGTACGCACCTTGAGTGCTCTTGCCAACCTGGTGCCGATTCAGATTGTGAACAGCGATCATTTTGCATTAATTGATCAAGGACCAGAATTTCGCCGACGTTTCCTGGATTTTGGGTTATTTTATGATGACGAAGCATTTTTACCAACCTGGCAACGCTACCAACACGCGCTAAAAAACCGTAACGCCGCGTTGCGCGATGACTGGGATGATACGCATATCCTGCCGTGGCATGGCCTGCTTGCCCAAGCGGCAGAAGCCATTGACATACAACGGAGCAATTATTTGCAGCGTTTAGAAGAAGCGCTCAATCTCTTTCACCAACAACTTGGTGGCTTGCAAACCATCCACATGACCTACCACCGTGGCTGGCATGCACAAACGCCACTAAAAACGTTATTAGATACCCATCTCATTCGAGACAGAATGCTCAAGCATACCCGAGATGGCATTCATCGCGCGGATATTCGCTTTTTTTGTGATGGTCATGATGTGGCGCATCATTTTTCGCGCGGGCAGCAGAAAACGCTGATCTGCGCACTCATTTTAGCGCAGGCAAAATTAATTGCTGAACGTGGCGGCACGCACCCAATTATGTTAATTGATGATATAGCAGCCGAACTCGATGAGCAGCGTCAACAATTGCTGCTAAGCTTTTTAATCGATAGTGGCGCGCAATTATTTATTACCTCAATCAACAATGAACCCATCTTTACGGATCATGATCACGCGCGTTTTCAACTGTGTGACGGTCAGATTATCACACAAGATTAA
- a CDS encoding NCS2 family permease: protein MLEKLFGLRAHGTTLKTELIAGFTTFLTMAYIIFVNPDILSQAGMDFGAVFVATCLAAAIGCFIMGFYANLPIALAPGMGLNAFFTYSVVLGMGHTWQVALGCVFLSGVAFLLISIFKIREWLINAIPHTLKKAIAAGIGAFLALIALKNAGVIVANPATFVALGDIVSYGPAMMILCFFLIIGFERHRLPGGVMLAILLVSLLGLLTGHSEFHGVVSAPPSVMPTLMQLDILGAFDAAMISVIFAFFFVDLFDTTGTIIGVTEKAGLSKEGKIPNLKQALLADSGATLIGAGLGTSNTTSYIESTSGVAAGGRTGLTAVVVGVLFILCIFFSPLAGMVPAYATAGAIFYVAILMMYTLADIHWDDLSEAAPVAVTFLMMPLTFSIAEGITLGFITFTIAKLVTGRWRELNIAVWVLTIVLLARLVLI from the coding sequence ATGCTTGAAAAGCTCTTCGGTCTGCGTGCGCACGGCACAACGCTGAAAACCGAACTCATCGCCGGCTTTACCACATTCCTAACCATGGCCTACATCATTTTCGTCAATCCTGACATCTTAAGCCAGGCAGGGATGGACTTTGGTGCGGTGTTTGTTGCGACGTGTCTCGCAGCAGCCATTGGTTGTTTCATTATGGGTTTTTATGCAAATTTACCGATAGCACTCGCGCCTGGCATGGGCTTGAATGCCTTTTTCACCTACTCTGTGGTGCTTGGCATGGGGCACACTTGGCAAGTGGCGCTTGGCTGCGTTTTTCTTTCCGGTGTAGCGTTTTTACTCATCAGTATTTTCAAAATCCGCGAATGGTTGATTAACGCGATCCCCCATACCTTAAAGAAAGCCATAGCGGCTGGTATTGGTGCATTCCTCGCCTTAATCGCTTTAAAAAATGCTGGAGTAATTGTCGCCAACCCAGCCACATTCGTTGCCCTTGGTGATATTGTGAGCTATGGGCCTGCAATGATGATCTTGTGCTTTTTCTTGATCATTGGTTTTGAGCGGCATCGCCTGCCCGGTGGTGTTATGCTCGCTATTTTGCTGGTTTCTCTCCTTGGTTTGCTCACTGGACACAGCGAATTCCATGGTGTGGTGTCTGCGCCACCATCCGTGATGCCCACTTTGATGCAACTTGATATTCTGGGCGCATTCGACGCAGCGATGATCAGTGTGATTTTCGCCTTTTTCTTTGTCGATTTGTTCGACACCACCGGTACCATTATTGGGGTAACCGAAAAAGCGGGCTTGAGTAAAGAAGGGAAAATTCCCAACCTCAAACAAGCTTTACTCGCCGATAGTGGCGCCACGTTAATTGGTGCAGGCTTAGGGACTTCTAATACCACCAGTTATATCGAAAGCACTTCTGGAGTTGCTGCTGGTGGACGTACCGGTCTCACCGCAGTCGTCGTTGGTGTGCTCTTTATTTTGTGTATCTTCTTTTCACCACTTGCCGGCATGGTGCCAGCCTACGCAACTGCTGGAGCGATTTTCTACGTCGCTATTTTGATGATGTATACCTTAGCCGACATTCACTGGGATGATTTAAGTGAAGCAGCACCTGTTGCGGTCACCTTTTTGATGATGCCGCTGACCTTTTCGATCGCTGAAGGAATTACGCTCGGCTTTATTACCTTTACGATTGCGAAATTAGTCACCGGCCGGTGGCGCGAACTCAATATCGCTGTGTGGGTATTGACCATTGTATTGCTTGCTCGGTTGGTGTTGATCTAG